AGCTGCTCCATGAGATCGAAGATGTCGTCGGGGTAGACGTCCTTTCCCCCGGTGCTGGACGGTGAGGGGGCGAGCTCCTCGTCGAGGTTGAAGGTGATTCCGCCGCCGCACCCGGAGGTGACGACCGGTTTCAGCCCCCCGGGAAGTTCACCCTTCAGCTTCACGTTGGCGACGCCGTAGTCGTCGCAGACGCTCAGCAGATGGAAATCGTCAGCGGAGTGCACGAATCCCTGCAGGCGGAGGAATCCGGCGACCAGGAAGCGCAGGTCGTGGGGCGAGGTGATGAGCGTGGCGAGTTCCCGGCCGTTCACGATGAGCTTCAGAGGGTATTCCTGTACCGGCTCGTGCTGGAAGGGGACGAGCTTTCCACCATCGTAGCGGAATACCTCGCCCGCCCCTTTTTTCCCTGCGGATCTCTCTGACATGGTGACGCCTCCGGAGGTGTCGGCATTGTGAAAGAGGATGGCGGAGCGAAGGTTCCGCTCCGCCATCCTGGGGTCCCCGAGAGGAGAGGTGGTCCCGGGGGACCCTGCCTGTGCCAGTTACTTCGCGGTCGCGAGGACCTTCTCTTCAGCCCCGGCCGGGATGAACTTCTTGTTGTTCAGTGCCAGCGAGATGAGGAGGCCGACGAAGAGGATCCCTGCCGCCACGCTGAAGGTGTACTGCGCCGCCTGCTGCGGGTAGTTGTCCTTGAAGTAGGCCACGATCTGCGGACCGACGACGCCGCCGAAGCCCCATGCGGTGAGGACGGTGCCGTACACGGTCGCCATGAGCTTAGGACCGAAGACGTCCGCGATGTAGCCGGGCATGGAGCCGAAGCCGCCGCCGTAGCAAAGGAGGACGTAGCACACGAGGACGCTGAAGATCAGCGGGCTCTTCACGAAGAGGAGCGCGACGAAGACCACGACCTGGCTCCCGATGATGAGACGGAAGGCCTGGATGCGCCCGATCTTGTCGGCGAGCCCACCCCAGAACATACGCCCGAGTCCGTTGAAGATGGAGCTGATGGCGATGAGGGTGGCGCCGGAGGCGGCGAGCGCCTTCACAACCGCCGGGTCAGTGAAGTTCGTGGAGGCGGGCATGCCGGCCTTGATCAGGTCCTGCAGGAGCGGGGACTGGAAGGAGATGAACATGATCCCGGCGATGATGTTGAAGAAGAAGATCGTCCACATCATGGCAAACTTGCCGGAGAGGAGGCACTGCGAGGCGGTCATGCTGTCCTGCGCGCCGGCATCGGACTTCGATACTGCCGGGGGAGTGTACCCTTCAGGCACGTACCCCGCGGGGGGATTAGTCAGGAAGGCCGCGGCGATCTGTGTGACGACGAGGAGGATGACGCCGCTGTACATGAAGACCAGCACCAGGTTGTCGTTGGTCATCTTCATGAACTGCGGTCCGAGCACCTTGCTCATGATGAGCGCTCCGAAGCCGAAACCCATGACCACCATGCCGGTTACCAGACCCTTCTTGTCCGGGAACCATTTTGCGGCCGTCGCCACGGGGGTGACGTAGCCGAGGCCGAGGCCGATCCCGCCGATCACGCCGTACCCCAGGTAGAGGAGCGGAAGGTTCGCGATGGAGAGGGCGTAGGCCCCGATGAAGTAGCCGGCACTGAAGAGAAGACCGCCGGTGACCGCGAGCTTGCGCGGGCCGAACTTCGGCAGGTTGATCCCCCCCCAGGTGGCGGCGAAGCTCAGGAAGAGGATGGCGAGGCTGAATACCCAGGCGGCCTGGGTGTTGCTCCAGCCATATTTCGCCATCATCGGTTTCTGGAAGTAGCTCCAGGCGTACACGGTGCCCAGGGCCAACTGCAGCAGGGTCCCCATAATTGCGACAAGCCAGCGGTTTGGAAGCTTCTGAGACGTGGTCATGCTGATAACCTCCTTTAGTTGAAATGGCCTTCGTTGATGGTGCCTTTGCAAATCTGCAGCTGCTACAGGATCAGGGTGAGCCCTCCGCCCCGCTCGAGGCGGGGGGCTCGTGTGCATCCTGCTCCTGGTGTCACTGGTAGTCGCTTATTCTCTCCTCCAACTTCTTGCTGCTGATCCTTACTGCACAGACCTTGTATTCCGGCTCCTTCGCTACCGGGTCGAGGGCGGAGTTGGTGAGGGCGTTCGCCGCCCCTTCCGCAAAGTGGAACGGCATGAAGACCACGTTGTCCTTGATCCTCTCCGATACCTTTGCGGTGGTGACGATCGTGCCGCGCCGCGAGGCGACTTCCAGCTTCTCGCCGTGTGCGACGTCGAGCGCGGCTGCGGTGACCGGGCTGATCTCGATGTACGACTCGGGGAAGAGCTTGTTGATACCCTCGTTCCTGCCGGTCATGGTGCGGGTGTGGTAGTGGAAGAGGATGCGCCCGGTGGTGAGGAGGTACGGGTACTCCTTGTCCGGGAGCTCCGCCGCCGGCTTGTAGTGCGCCGGCTTGAAGAGCCCTTTCCCCCTGGCGACCCCCGCCTTGTGCAGGACCGGTGTGCCCGGGTGGTCCTTCGTGGGGCAGGGCCACTGCAGCCCACCCTGATCCAGTCGCTGGTAGTCGATCCCGGCGTACGACGGTGTGAGGCTCGCGATCTCCTCCATGATCTCGGAGGGGTGGGAGTACTTCTTCTCTAGCCCGAGCCGGTTCAGGAGTTCCATGAGGATGACCCAGTCCGGCTTCGACCCGCCGACCGGCTCGATCGCCTTGCGCACCCGTTGCACGCGCCTTTCCGTGTTGGAGAATGTGCCGTCCTTCTCGGCAAAGGAGGCTGCCGGCAGAACGACGTCGGCAAGGAGCGCCGTCTCGGTGAGGAAGATGTCCTGGACGACCAGGAAATCGACCTTTTTGAGCGCCTCTTCCACGTGCCCGAGATCGGGGTCGGAGACCATGGGGTTCTCACCCATGATGTAGAGGACCTTGATGTCGCCGTGCCCGGCGCCGTGCACGATCTCGCACAGCGTGAGCCCCGGCGCCTCGGGGAGGGGGACCCCCCAGGCGCTCTCGAACTTCTTGCGCACATCCGGGTTCGCCACCTGCTGGTACCCGGTGTACACGTTCGGCAGGGCCCCCATGTCGCAGGCACCCTGCACGTTGTTCTGCCCCCTCAAGGGGTTCACCCCTGCCGATTCCTTCCCGATGTTGCCGGTAAGAAGCGCGAGGTTGGAGAGGGACATGACGCCGTCGGTCCCGGTGGAATGCTGGGTAACACCCATGGAGTAGAAGATCGACGCTTTCCCCGCGCTGCCGTACAGGCGCGCCGCCTTCCGGATGTCTTCCGCGTCGATGCCGCAGATCGCCGCGACCTTCTCAGGGGTGTACTCCTTCACCACCTCTTTGAGATCCTCGATCTTTTCGGTGCGCTCCGCGATGAAGGGGTCGTCCTGCAGCCCTTCCTCGAGGATCACGTGCATGAGGCCGTTGTACAGCGCCACGTTCGTGCCGGGGGTGATCTGCAGGAAGACCTCGGCGTAGTCGGCGAGCTCGATCCTGCGCGGCTCCGCCACGATGATCTTCGCCCCCTTCGCCTTTGCCTGCTTTATCTTCGCCCCGATGACCGGGTGCCCCTCCGTGGTGTTCGACCCGGTGATGAAGATCACGTCACTGCCGAGCACCTCGTTGATGCTGTTCGTCATTGCGCCACTGCCAAGCGTGGTTGCCAGACCGGCAACCGTTGTAGCGTGTCAAAGTCGGGCGCAGTGATCGACATTGTTGCTGCCGAACCCCGCGCGCACCATTTTCTGGAAGAGGTAGTTCTCTTCGTTGGTGGTCCTTGCCGAGGAGAGGCCGCCGAGCGCCTGCGGGCCGAACTCCTCCTTCACCTGCTTCACCTTGGAGGCGATGATGCCGTACGCCTCTTCCCAGCTCGACTCCACCAGCTCGCCGTCCTTGCGCACGAGGGGCTTTTTCAGGCGGTCCGGGTGGTTTATGAAGTTGTAGGCAAATTTCCCCTTCACGCAGAGGATCCCGTTGTTGGCGGCTCCGTCGGACGGCTGCGCCCCCACGACCTTGCCGCCCTTCACCTGCAGCTTCAGCTCGCAGCCGACCCCGCAGTAGGAACAGGTGGTCTTTACCTCCTGCACTTCCCAGTAGCGGAACTTTTCCTTCGTCTTCGGCATGAGCGCCCCGACCGGGCAGACCGAGACGCAGTTGCCGCAGGAGACGCAGCCGGAATCCTTCATGGTGAGGTCGAAGGGGACCGCGACCCTGTTGAAGAACCCGCGCCCTGCAAAGTCGATCGCCTCGGTCCCCTGGAACGTGCTGCAGGCGTTGACGCAGCGGCGGCACTTTACGCACTTGTTCATGTCGCGGACGTAGAACTCGTTGCTCTCGTCGATCGGGGCGGTCGTGGTGAGACCGTCGTAGGTCGTCTTCTCCACGTCGTTGGCGTAGCAGAGGTCCTGCAGCTTGCACCCCCCCGCCTTGCTGCACGTCATGCAGTCCGACGGGTGGTCCGAGAGGATAAGATCGAGCATGACCTTGCGGGATGTGCGGATCCTCTCCGTGTCGGTGTGCACGATCATCCCCTCGGTTACCGGGGTGGTGCAGGCGGGAGCAAGGTTGCGCCTTCCTTCCACTTCAACCATGCAGATACGGCAGGAGGCGTTTTGCCCGCTGATCGCCTTGTGCAGATCGAGGTAGCACAAGGTAGGGATGGTGATCCCTGCTTCCTTGGCGGCATCGATGAGCGGCGTCCCGGGGGGGACTTCGACCCTGATGCCGTCGATGGTGAGTTTGGCTAGGCTCATTGTTATGGCCACTCCTTTCATTGAATTTGTATGTGGTCCGGTTCTATTTCAGCTTGTCGACGATATCTTCCAGCCCGAGCGCCTCGCCCCAGGGGACTTCCACGAACTCCTTCCCTTTCTTCAGCATCGGGGGAGGGGGGGCGGGGTTGTGGCGCAGCTCGAGGCCGAGCCTTCCCTTCAGGCAGAGCGGCCTCCCCTCTGCCGGGGCCTTTGCTGCCACCCCTACGACCTTCCCTTCCTTCTTCACGAGGTCAAAATGGCACCCCGCGTCGCAGAAGGTGCAGCTCGTTTCTTCCTTCTGGAGCTCCCAGGTCCTCCCTTTGCCGATCATAGACTTGTAGTTCAGGGCGCCGACGGGGCATAGCGCAACGCAGCGGGAGCAGGAGGCGCAATCGGACTCGGCAAGTGGGGTGTCGAGCGCGGGGGCCACCTTCGTCCTGAAGCCGCGGTAGGCGAAGTTGATGACCGCCCTCTCCTCCACCTCGGCGCAGGTGCGCACGCACTTGCCGCAGAGGATGCACTTGTTCATGTCGCGCACGATGTAGGGGTTCGACTCGTCGAGCGGGTAGGAGTGCTTGTCTCCGGAGAAGCTGGAGGTCTTCACGTCGTAGCGGAATGCGTAATCCTGCAGCTTGCATTCTCCATTTTTGTCGCAGGTGAGGCAGTCCGCCGGGTGGTTGGCGAGCATGAGCTCGAGGATGGTGCGGCGTGCCTCCATGACTGCGGGGGAGTCCGTCTCCACGACCATCCCGTTGGCGGCCGCCGTCACGCAGGAAGCGAGCAGCGTGCGTGCCCCCTTCACCTCGACGATGCAGATGCGGCAGGCGCCGAAGCCGGGATCGGCTGGGTTGTGGCAAAAGGTGGGAATGAAGAAGCCCGCTCCCGTGGCGGCATCGAGCAATGTCGTGCCAGCCGGGACCGTGATCTCCTGACCGTTTATGGTAAGGGTGACCTTAGACAATGGCTTACCTCCTTCTGGCCCCTGAAGGGACCGTAAATTTTATGTTCGCATCAAAGACTTTCGGTTTCGCGAGACTACCTCACGCCTTGGCGATCGCCTCGAACTTGCATTTCGGCTCGCACGCGCCGCACTTCACGCACTTTTTCGGATCGATGACGTGCGGTGCCTTCTTCTCCCCGGTGATGGCGCCTACCGGGCACGTCTTCAGGCAAAGGCCGCAGCCGACGCACCTTGTCGGCTCGATCTCGTAGGTCAGGAGCCGCGGACAGAGCCCCGCCGGGCAGCGCTTGTCCACGATGTGCGCCTCGTACTCGTTCCTGAAGTAGCGCAGCGTGGTGAGGACAGGATTCGGAGCGGTCTGCCCGAGCCCACAGAGCGCGGTCGCCTTGATGACCTTGCCGAGGCGCTGCAGCGTGTCGATATCCTCGAGCTCCCCTTTGCCGTCGCAGATACGGGTGAGGATCTCCAGGAGGCGCTTCGTCCCTTCCCGGCAGGGGGTGCATTTGCCGCACGACTCGAGCTGGGTGAAGTTCAAAAAGAAGCGGGCGACGTCCACCATGCACGTCGTCTCGTCCATGACGACGAGGCCGCCGGAGCCCATCATGGCCCCAGCTCCGATGAGCGAATCGTAGTCGATGGGGAGGTCGAGCTGCTCCGTGGGGAGGCACCCCCCGGAAGGGCCACCGCTTTGCACCGCCTTGAATTTCTTCCCGTTGGCGATCCCCCCCGCGATGTCAAAGACGATCTCGCGCAGGGTGATCCCCATCGGCACCTCGGCAAGGCCCGTCTTGTTGATCTTGCCGGTGAGGCAGAAGACCTTGCTCCCTTTGCTCTTCTCGGTCCCCATGGAGGCGTACCAGTCGCCGCCGTTTCTGATGATGTGCGGGACGTTTGCAAAGGTCTCCACATTGTTCAGGCAGGTCGGCTTCTGCCAGAGCCCCTTGTGCGCCGGGAAGGGGGGGCGCACCCGCGGCATGCCGCGCTTCCCTTCGATGGAGTTGATGAGCGCCGTCTCCTCGCCGCAGACAAAAGCCCCCGCCCCCGCCTTGATGCGCATCTTGAAGTTGAAGCCGGTCCCCATGATGTTCTGCCCCATGATCCCCAGCTCCTCGGCCACCTTGATGGCGAGATTCAGCCGGCGGATCGCCAGGGGGTACTCGGCACGGCAGTAGATGACCCCCTCGTCGGCGCCGATGGCGTACGCCGCGATCATCATCCCTTCCATGACTGCGTGCGGGTCACCCTCCAGCACGGAGCGGTCCATGAAGGCACCCGGGTCCCCTTCGTCGGCATTGCACACGATGTACTTCTTGTCGCCGGCGGCGTCGTGCACGAACTGCCACTTCATCCCGGTGCTGAAACCGCCGCCGCCGCGCCCGCGCAGGCCGGACTTCTTCATCTCCTCGATGACCGCGAGCCGGTCCATGGAGAGGGCCTTCTCCAGCCCGAGGTAGCCGCCGGTGGCGAGGTAGTCGTCGATGCTCTCCGGATTGGTGCGCCCGAGCCGCGCAGTCACCATGCGGCGCTGCTTCGCGTAGTAGGGGGCCTCCTCCATGATGTTGATCCCGTCGTACGGCGTCGCCTCCCCCGGGATCTGCATGGCGGCGTACTCCACCACCGGGGCCTGCCCCACCACGTGGGTGTCGATGAGACGTGCCACCTTGTCAGGGTAGATGTCGCGGTACACGACGCTCGGGGCCCCCGGGAGGGCGACCTCCACGGTCGGCTCCGCGAAGCACATGCCGATACAGCTGGTAAAGTCGAGATCGACGTCCAGCCCGCGGCTCTCCACTTCCTTTTTCAGCGCCGTCATGACCTTTTCGCCCCCTGCGGCGACGCCGCAGGTGCCGAGCCCCACCACGATGCGGGGGCGGTTCAGCTTCTGTTCATAGCGCGCGCTCGCCTCGGAGCGCGCTGCCTCGAGATTGCTCATGCTTGGTCACCCCCTTTTAGGCGTACTGTTCCAGGATGTTTTTCAGGTCCTCCGGCTTCAAGCGGCCGTGGGTGTCGTCGTTGATCATGATGCACGGCGCGAGGCCGCAGGCGCCGATGCACGCCACGGACTCCAGCGTGTAGCGCAGATCGTCGGTCGTGCCGCCGTTCTCGACCCCGAGAGTGTCCTTCAGCGCGTCGAAGATCTTCGCGCCCCCCTGCACGTGGCAGGCGGTGCCGAGGCAGACGCGGATGATGTTGCGGCCGCGCTGCTTCAGGTGGAACTGGGCGTAGAAGGTGACGACGCCGAAGACCTCGCTGAAGGGGATCTCCAGCTCCTGGGCGATCTTCTCCAGGACGCCCGACGGGAGATAGCCGTAGATCCCCTGAGCCTCCTGAAGTACCGGTATGAGCGCCCCCTCGTACCCCCGGTAATGGTCCAAAACTTCCCGCAGTCGAACATCCTGGGGCGAGTCGACATATTCGCCGCTACACATGCAAACCGCCATAAATTCCCCCCCTTTCTCTGTATTTGGCGCGAGCGTTTTGTATACGCCGCGGTGGTGCTCATGTGTAACTATCTGTTATGACAACCGCTTTCGCCCTTGTGGCGCCAGGCGGGGCGCGGACGCGCCTCCCCCCTGGAAGGAAGGAACGCGCGGGCGCACCACTGCCTGAAAAGCAGAGGGAATCCCCGGCTTCTTCCCCTCAAGAGAGAGGTCGCGAGGGGCGCTGCAAACGGTCCGCAGCGGGCGTCGCTGCGGGTCCGCCGGGCGTCCTTTTCCCCTGGTGGAGGAAGGGGCGCCTCTTTTACCGGCCCAAGGGGACAGGCACCTGCGGAGCCAGTCCCCCTCCGATCTTCACCCCCCTCCGCGTGGGAGGGGGGATTTGTGCGGGTGGATCGTCAGACGTAGCGGACGAGCACGTCCTTCAGGTGCTTGCGCTCCAGGGAGTCGGCGATCCTCTTTATGAGGTTACGCCGGATCTCCAGGTCCATCGGGTGCGTCGGGTCCTGGTGCGCCTCGTTGATCTTCGTCCCCACCAGAAACATGATGGAGTCGCTCTCCAGCAGGAGATCGAGAAGCATGGTGGCGGCGTTTCGCCGCGGCGACTTCTCCCCCCTCTCCAGGAGCTGGGCCACGCGGGTGAGGGTAAGGAGCCCCTCGGTCACCATGTCCGCTCCCGGCATGGTGGCAATCGGCGGGATATCCCCGTCGGTCGTCTCCAGGTGGTCGACGATGTTTCGCTTCAGCTCGCGCGCCACGATCTTCGAGGTCGTACCGCCGCACACTACCTTGCGCCCCTTGAAGTTCTCAAAGACATTGACAAAGTGGCTGTCGCGGCTCTCGTGGAAGGGAGGGCCGGTGAGGACGAGCATGCGGCGCGGCTGGCGGAAGTAGAAGACCCCCACCGTCATGTCGTCGTATGCCCTGCGGTCCACTTCCTTCTTCAGCGCCTCCTCGAGGATGTTGGCGGCCAGGGCCCGCGCCGAAATGGTCCGGTCCGCCGCCACCTGCTCCAGCACGAAGCGCTTGCACCCCTCGACGCGCCAGCCGAGCTTCATCTCGGGAGAGCCGATCCCGGACTGGGAGATCCCGTCGGAGATCACCACCAGCCGGTCCTCCGGGCACGCCTCCAGGGTGTAGGTCTTCATCCTCCTGCCGTCCAGCGCGGGGGATTCCACCACCT
The DNA window shown above is from Geomonas sp. RF6 and carries:
- a CDS encoding L-lactate MFS transporter; translation: MTTSQKLPNRWLVAIMGTLLQLALGTVYAWSYFQKPMMAKYGWSNTQAAWVFSLAILFLSFAATWGGINLPKFGPRKLAVTGGLLFSAGYFIGAYALSIANLPLLYLGYGVIGGIGLGLGYVTPVATAAKWFPDKKGLVTGMVVMGFGFGALIMSKVLGPQFMKMTNDNLVLVFMYSGVILLVVTQIAAAFLTNPPAGYVPEGYTPPAVSKSDAGAQDSMTASQCLLSGKFAMMWTIFFFNIIAGIMFISFQSPLLQDLIKAGMPASTNFTDPAVVKALAASGATLIAISSIFNGLGRMFWGGLADKIGRIQAFRLIIGSQVVVFVALLFVKSPLIFSVLVCYVLLCYGGGFGSMPGYIADVFGPKLMATVYGTVLTAWGFGGVVGPQIVAYFKDNYPQQAAQYTFSVAAGILFVGLLISLALNNKKFIPAGAEEKVLATAK
- the fdhF gene encoding formate dehydrogenase subunit alpha, producing MSLAKLTIDGIRVEVPPGTPLIDAAKEAGITIPTLCYLDLHKAISGQNASCRICMVEVEGRRNLAPACTTPVTEGMIVHTDTERIRTSRKVMLDLILSDHPSDCMTCSKAGGCKLQDLCYANDVEKTTYDGLTTTAPIDESNEFYVRDMNKCVKCRRCVNACSTFQGTEAIDFAGRGFFNRVAVPFDLTMKDSGCVSCGNCVSVCPVGALMPKTKEKFRYWEVQEVKTTCSYCGVGCELKLQVKGGKVVGAQPSDGAANNGILCVKGKFAYNFINHPDRLKKPLVRKDGELVESSWEEAYGIIASKVKQVKEEFGPQALGGLSSARTTNEENYLFQKMVRAGFGSNNVDHCARLUHATTVAGLATTLGSGAMTNSINEVLGSDVIFITGSNTTEGHPVIGAKIKQAKAKGAKIIVAEPRRIELADYAEVFLQITPGTNVALYNGLMHVILEEGLQDDPFIAERTEKIEDLKEVVKEYTPEKVAAICGIDAEDIRKAARLYGSAGKASIFYSMGVTQHSTGTDGVMSLSNLALLTGNIGKESAGVNPLRGQNNVQGACDMGALPNVYTGYQQVANPDVRKKFESAWGVPLPEAPGLTLCEIVHGAGHGDIKVLYIMGENPMVSDPDLGHVEEALKKVDFLVVQDIFLTETALLADVVLPAASFAEKDGTFSNTERRVQRVRKAIEPVGGSKPDWVILMELLNRLGLEKKYSHPSEIMEEIASLTPSYAGIDYQRLDQGGLQWPCPTKDHPGTPVLHKAGVARGKGLFKPAHYKPAAELPDKEYPYLLTTGRILFHYHTRTMTGRNEGINKLFPESYIEISPVTAAALDVAHGEKLEVASRRGTIVTTAKVSERIKDNVVFMPFHFAEGAANALTNSALDPVAKEPEYKVCAVRISSKKLEERISDYQ
- a CDS encoding 2Fe-2S iron-sulfur cluster-binding protein; the encoded protein is MSKVTLTINGQEITVPAGTTLLDAATGAGFFIPTFCHNPADPGFGACRICIVEVKGARTLLASCVTAAANGMVVETDSPAVMEARRTILELMLANHPADCLTCDKNGECKLQDYAFRYDVKTSSFSGDKHSYPLDESNPYIVRDMNKCILCGKCVRTCAEVEERAVINFAYRGFRTKVAPALDTPLAESDCASCSRCVALCPVGALNYKSMIGKGRTWELQKEETSCTFCDAGCHFDLVKKEGKVVGVAAKAPAEGRPLCLKGRLGLELRHNPAPPPPMLKKGKEFVEVPWGEALGLEDIVDKLK
- the nuoF gene encoding NADH-quinone oxidoreductase subunit NuoF, with the translated sequence MSNLEAARSEASARYEQKLNRPRIVVGLGTCGVAAGGEKVMTALKKEVESRGLDVDLDFTSCIGMCFAEPTVEVALPGAPSVVYRDIYPDKVARLIDTHVVGQAPVVEYAAMQIPGEATPYDGINIMEEAPYYAKQRRMVTARLGRTNPESIDDYLATGGYLGLEKALSMDRLAVIEEMKKSGLRGRGGGGFSTGMKWQFVHDAAGDKKYIVCNADEGDPGAFMDRSVLEGDPHAVMEGMMIAAYAIGADEGVIYCRAEYPLAIRRLNLAIKVAEELGIMGQNIMGTGFNFKMRIKAGAGAFVCGEETALINSIEGKRGMPRVRPPFPAHKGLWQKPTCLNNVETFANVPHIIRNGGDWYASMGTEKSKGSKVFCLTGKINKTGLAEVPMGITLREIVFDIAGGIANGKKFKAVQSGGPSGGCLPTEQLDLPIDYDSLIGAGAMMGSGGLVVMDETTCMVDVARFFLNFTQLESCGKCTPCREGTKRLLEILTRICDGKGELEDIDTLQRLGKVIKATALCGLGQTAPNPVLTTLRYFRNEYEAHIVDKRCPAGLCPRLLTYEIEPTRCVGCGLCLKTCPVGAITGEKKAPHVIDPKKCVKCGACEPKCKFEAIAKA
- the nuoE gene encoding NADH-quinone oxidoreductase subunit NuoE encodes the protein MAVCMCSGEYVDSPQDVRLREVLDHYRGYEGALIPVLQEAQGIYGYLPSGVLEKIAQELEIPFSEVFGVVTFYAQFHLKQRGRNIIRVCLGTACHVQGGAKIFDALKDTLGVENGGTTDDLRYTLESVACIGACGLAPCIMINDDTHGRLKPEDLKNILEQYA
- a CDS encoding SpoIIE family protein phosphatase gives rise to the protein MFPRRGALAYSEPAPEPQRDDIFIEIEFCQKNKHGQDICGDFFRTEKFLDQDRLISVLSDGLGHGLKANILSTMTATMALKFTASDADLLSSAETIMNALPVCRVRNISYATYTIVDIRKQTDISIVEMDNPPFLLIRNGEALTVPFQVVESPALDGRRMKTYTLEACPEDRLVVISDGISQSGIGSPEMKLGWRVEGCKRFVLEQVAADRTISARALAANILEEALKKEVDRRAYDDMTVGVFYFRQPRRMLVLTGPPFHESRDSHFVNVFENFKGRKVVCGGTTSKIVARELKRNIVDHLETTDGDIPPIATMPGADMVTEGLLTLTRVAQLLERGEKSPRRNAATMLLDLLLESDSIMFLVGTKINEAHQDPTHPMDLEIRRNLIKRIADSLERKHLKDVLVRYV